One stretch of Bradyrhizobium canariense DNA includes these proteins:
- a CDS encoding cysteine hydrolase family protein produces MPSSVHSNGGHDTAIIVVGPSTEGVAQAAIAAQTAGRLVVEVELLEHQENPWTSTDVVGSNTGCALWPGGRGRTVCVRSDPAGLFLVANIDIVLRSNSVSNIVIAGDAPADFIKSVTEFTRARGYGLMRANDEELAALSDNRAIERPELLSSLSDRIAPGAAALVLIDVQNDFCAPEGATGRTGQSMKMIGAAVNRTKLLLDAARKAGLFVVHVRAEYGELYRHVGSPYRFPAAGGREPAVWTASAADLSASKRFPAGDTEICAHGSWGAAFVEGIEPLPGEAVVAKHRFSAFADTGLDLLLRARGIRSLILAGVTTNCCVESTAREAVMRDFYLVVAGDCVAVKDHLRDLHDATLETLGLYFGLVRPSEDLIRIWSDSTDAARPGHATCTPTNELKSYPWT; encoded by the coding sequence TTGCCGTCGAGTGTTCATTCAAATGGCGGGCACGACACCGCGATCATCGTTGTCGGCCCTTCCACGGAAGGCGTCGCGCAGGCCGCGATCGCTGCGCAGACCGCCGGGAGACTTGTCGTTGAAGTGGAACTCCTGGAACATCAGGAGAATCCCTGGACTTCAACCGATGTGGTCGGCAGCAACACCGGCTGCGCGCTGTGGCCCGGCGGGCGAGGGCGCACTGTTTGCGTGCGGTCCGATCCGGCCGGACTGTTCCTGGTCGCGAATATCGACATTGTTCTGCGATCCAACTCGGTAAGTAACATCGTCATTGCCGGCGACGCGCCTGCGGACTTTATTAAAAGCGTGACTGAATTCACGCGTGCGCGCGGCTATGGATTGATGCGTGCGAACGATGAGGAGCTCGCGGCGCTCTCTGACAATCGCGCCATCGAACGCCCGGAGCTTTTGTCTTCGCTTTCCGATCGAATCGCCCCGGGCGCGGCCGCGCTGGTGCTGATCGACGTGCAAAATGATTTTTGTGCGCCGGAAGGGGCGACCGGCCGTACCGGCCAATCCATGAAAATGATCGGAGCGGCGGTCAACCGGACCAAGCTTCTGTTGGACGCGGCAAGGAAGGCCGGTTTATTCGTCGTCCACGTTCGCGCCGAATATGGAGAGCTTTACCGGCATGTCGGATCTCCCTACCGGTTTCCCGCCGCGGGAGGTCGGGAGCCTGCGGTTTGGACTGCGTCTGCCGCCGATCTGTCCGCCAGCAAGCGCTTTCCCGCTGGTGATACCGAAATCTGTGCGCACGGGAGTTGGGGCGCAGCGTTCGTCGAGGGGATCGAGCCTTTGCCGGGCGAAGCCGTCGTGGCCAAGCACCGCTTTAGTGCTTTCGCAGATACCGGACTCGACCTGTTGCTCCGCGCACGCGGCATAAGAAGCCTCATCCTTGCGGGCGTGACCACCAATTGCTGCGTTGAGAGTACGGCCCGGGAAGCGGTGATGCGGGATTTCTATCTCGTGGTGGCCGGCGACTGCGTTGCAGTGAAGGATCATTTGCGGGACCTGCACGACGCAACTCTGGAAACGCTCGGGCTCTATTTCGGCCTGGTGCGTCCTTCCGAAGATCTGATCCGGATTTGGTCGGATAGCACTGATGCCGCGCGTCCGGGGCACGCAACTTGCACGCCGACCAACGAGTTGAAATCATATCCGTGGACATGA
- a CDS encoding ABC transporter substrate-binding protein yields the protein MKDVPAIEGINRRKLIKATGGLAITLGLGVPALAQQGGLATTVFGGAYEREYRKNVIEPFEKETGAKVLAKLGSTSEWLTNALVNRSSPEIDLLMLPYPDSMKAVLEDIGMPLSVADIPNLRDVDPVWFDQYNKQAVALDYVGYGIAYREDLVPTPPTSWKDLWNPAYKGKVTVPDIGQWGSWELIVISALLNGGSEDNLDPAFKALKELKPHVRQFFKGGGDISNLLGSGEAWVCGMTTNIPAYGLIDAGKPVKFIFPSEGAMVGAASYHVAKNAKNAALCWKFINFALSRPIQENFCNGVVAAPTNVTAVINERTRQRVPDHGHLKLFNWAKIIPQMSDLADRWNQEVAF from the coding sequence ATGAAAGACGTTCCGGCAATCGAGGGCATCAACCGCCGCAAGCTCATCAAGGCGACGGGTGGTCTCGCAATTACGCTTGGTCTCGGAGTCCCCGCGCTAGCCCAGCAGGGAGGCCTCGCAACGACAGTCTTCGGAGGCGCCTATGAGCGAGAGTATCGAAAAAACGTCATAGAGCCTTTCGAAAAAGAGACAGGCGCCAAGGTTCTCGCAAAGCTCGGCTCGACCAGCGAATGGCTGACCAATGCTTTGGTCAATCGCAGCTCTCCCGAAATCGATCTTCTGATGCTGCCTTACCCCGACAGCATGAAGGCCGTTTTGGAGGACATTGGCATGCCGCTCAGTGTTGCTGACATCCCCAATCTCAGGGATGTCGATCCTGTCTGGTTCGATCAGTACAACAAGCAGGCAGTGGCGCTGGACTACGTAGGGTACGGCATTGCCTATCGTGAAGATCTCGTGCCGACGCCGCCGACGTCATGGAAGGACCTGTGGAATCCGGCCTACAAGGGCAAGGTAACCGTTCCCGACATCGGACAATGGGGATCCTGGGAATTAATTGTCATTTCCGCGCTGCTGAACGGCGGCAGCGAGGACAATCTGGATCCGGCATTCAAGGCATTGAAAGAGCTCAAGCCTCACGTCCGCCAGTTTTTCAAGGGCGGCGGCGACATCTCGAATCTTCTCGGAAGCGGCGAAGCCTGGGTCTGCGGAATGACCACCAACATTCCCGCCTATGGTCTTATCGACGCCGGAAAGCCGGTCAAATTCATCTTTCCGTCGGAAGGTGCAATGGTTGGCGCCGCGTCATATCACGTTGCCAAGAATGCGAAGAACGCGGCCTTGTGCTGGAAGTTTATCAACTTCGCTTTGAGCAGGCCGATCCAGGAAAACTTCTGTAACGGCGTGGTTGCCGCCCCGACCAATGTCACGGCCGTGATCAATGAGCGTACGCGTCAGCGTGTTCCGGATCACGGACATCTCAAGCTTTTCAACTGGGCCAAGATCATTCCGCAGATGTCGGATCTCGCGGATCGCTGGAATCAGGAAGTTGCGTTCTAG
- a CDS encoding cyclase family protein: MKIVDLSHLMNVHTPGWVGYAGNKMYYAQNLQTKMIVAQRIDTALHVGTHIDGAMHGTDGMGDMASYPLDFLVGPGAVVDVSKHMDDWAVITPEMIESAPVEVKEGDILIIHTGWHRYWEGQPQQDLVRYFCMHPGGKIELLEWMLKKKIKWFGIDCGSGDHSMNTSIRDMRPDLAKRFEAKVGKSCAEFFGDYNYVHKKSGRHIEENVFPFHSYAFQEGLIHAENVGGDIELMLNKRAVIGAFPWRYEGLEACPCRIVCFQGMDEATEAVGDVAKAVLGPRHFASSHTMGGPDGR, translated from the coding sequence ATGAAAATCGTCGATCTATCGCATCTCATGAATGTGCATACGCCGGGGTGGGTCGGTTATGCCGGCAACAAGATGTACTACGCGCAAAACCTGCAGACTAAGATGATTGTGGCGCAACGGATCGACACCGCGCTTCATGTCGGCACGCATATCGACGGCGCCATGCACGGTACTGACGGCATGGGCGACATGGCATCCTATCCGCTCGATTTTCTGGTCGGCCCCGGAGCCGTCGTCGATGTATCCAAGCACATGGACGATTGGGCCGTGATCACACCGGAAATGATCGAGAGCGCGCCCGTCGAGGTGAAGGAAGGCGACATCCTTATTATTCACACCGGTTGGCACCGCTACTGGGAAGGGCAGCCGCAGCAGGATCTGGTGCGCTATTTCTGCATGCATCCCGGCGGCAAAATCGAATTACTGGAGTGGATGCTCAAAAAGAAGATCAAGTGGTTCGGTATCGACTGCGGTTCGGGCGATCATTCCATGAATACGTCGATCCGGGACATGCGACCCGATCTGGCCAAGCGTTTCGAAGCCAAAGTCGGCAAGAGCTGCGCGGAATTCTTCGGCGACTATAATTACGTTCACAAGAAATCCGGCCGACACATCGAGGAAAACGTCTTTCCGTTCCACAGCTACGCGTTTCAGGAAGGCCTCATCCATGCCGAAAATGTCGGCGGCGACATCGAATTGATGCTCAACAAGCGGGCTGTCATTGGCGCCTTCCCCTGGCGTTACGAAGGGCTTGAGGCCTGCCCGTGCCGGATTGTTTGTTTCCAGGGAATGGACGAGGCGACCGAAGCGGTCGGCGATGTTGCGAAAGCAGTGCTGGGGCCGCGGCATTTTGCGTCGAGCCACACCATGGGCGGACCGGACGGCCGCTGA